One Scophthalmus maximus strain ysfricsl-2021 chromosome 9, ASM2237912v1, whole genome shotgun sequence genomic region harbors:
- the slc24a6a gene encoding sodium/potassium/calcium exchanger 3 isoform X1, with protein sequence MTAPRRPRQTRLLPRFCVCGVGLLAASWIFHLSDVTVVHGHPENRDISLSKRELTQQKEDNNQHDNTSSAAINEFPEDIFTLEQRRHGAVLLHVLCAIYMFHALAIVCDVYFVPSLEKVSENLQLSQDVAGATFMAAGSSAPELFTSLIGVFITKGDVGVGTIVGSAVFNILVIIGLCGIFSGQPISLSWWPLFRDALFYILSILVLILVIYDEKVVWWETIILISMYGLYIIIMKFNRSLRSLVETHCLREGRPCFSGLRRTAAVGNAGDCDNDMVPLKPGAGARAYACVVAGQDLGVPMVDEQLNPHPHQLSFSEASLRLLITPHFPPLTRLRMAGRLVINERQRLIRARVGQEEGGASGEEGLGTSGPWGRENGSVAEGDGQTLEGERERGKEVGGRKGDGAPSKEEEEEEEEQEEGQEENSPFKPFIVPDGWCVRVKWLLSWPVSLLLHCTIPDCSLPQWERWYLLTFLSSTLWIALFSYLMVWMVTIISYTLGIPEVIMGITFLAAGTSVPDCMASLIVARQGMGDMAVSNSIGSNIFDVLLGLGFPWALRTLIVSYGSVVTINSKGLVYSVILLLASVILTVLCIQLNHWRLDRRLGLSLLLLYAVFLLCAVGFERL encoded by the exons ATGACGGCGCCGAGGAGACCGAGGCAGACGCGCCTCCTCCCGCGGTTCTGCGTCTGTGGGGTCGGTCTGCTCGCGGCCTCTTGGATCTTTCACTTGAGTGATGTTACAG TCGTACATGGACACCCCGAGAATCGTGACATCTCCCTGTCCAAGAGAGAGCTCACCCAACAAAAGGAAGACAACAACCAGCACGACAACACTTCTAGTGCGG CTATCAACGAGTTCCCTGAAGATATCTTCACTctggagcagaggagacacGGAGCAGTGCTCCTCCATGTTCTCTGT GCTATCTACATGTTCCACGCGCTGGCCATTGTGTGTGATGTTTACTTTGTTCCATCACTGGAAAAAGTATCGGAG AACCTCCAGCTCAGTCAGGATGTTGCCGGGGCAACCTTCATGGCGGCGGGGAGCTCTGCTCCCGAGCTCTTCACCTCTTTGATTG GGGTGTTTATCACAAAGGGCGATGTGGGCGTAGGAACCATTGTGGGCTCGGCTGTCTTTAACATCCTGGTCATCATCGGCCTCTGTGGCATCTTCTCCGGACAG CCCATTTCTCTGAGCTGGTGGCCTCTGTTTCGTGATGCTCTTTTCTACATCCTGTCCATACTGGTGCTTATCCTG GTCATCTATGATGAAAAAGTCGTGTG GTGGGAGACCATCATCCTGATCTCAATGTATGGACTCTACATAATCATCATGAA GTTCAACAGATCTCTGCGCAGCCTGGTAGAGACACACTGCCTGAGGGAAGGTCGGCCGTGCTTCAGCGGCCTGCGGCGGACGGCTGCCGTCGGAAACGCCGGAGACTGTGACAACGACATGGTGCCGCTGAAGCCAGGTGCTGGAGCCCGAGCTT ATGCGTGTGTGGTGGCCGGTCAGGACTTGGGGGTGCCGATGGTGGATGAGCAGCTGAACCCGCACCCCCACCAGCTCTCCTTCTCAGAGGCAAGCCTCCGCCTTCTCATCACCCcgcatttcccccccctcacccGCTTGCGCATGGCAGGACGCTTGGTCATCAACGAG aGGCAGAGGCTGATCCGAGCTCGAGTTGGCCAAGAGGAGGGTGGAGCATCTGGGGAGGAGGGTTTGGGCACTAGCGGGCCATGGGGGAGGGAGAACGGGTCAGTGGCTGAGGGAGACGGGCAGAcgctggagggagagagggagagaggtaaAGAGGTGGGCGGGAGGAAGGGTGACGGAGCGCCGTctaaagaggaagaggaagaggaggaagagcaggaggaaggacaggAGGAGAATTCTCCCTTCAAACCTTTCATTGTGCCAG ATggctggtgtgtgcgtgtgaagtGGCTGCTCTCTTGGCCTGTGAGCCTCCTGCTCCACTGCACCATCCCCGACTGCAGCCTGCCACAGTGGGAGCGCTGGTACCtgctcaccttcctctcctccacgcTCTGGATCGCCCTCTTCTCCTACCTCATGGTCTGGATG GTGACCATAATCAGCTACACACTTGGAATCCCGGAAGTCATCATGGGAATCACTTTTTTGGCCGCTGGCACCAGTGTCCCTGACTGTATGGCTAGCCTCATCGTCGCCCGAcaag GGATGGGTGACATGGCCGTGTCCAACTCCATTGGCAGTAATATCTTCGACGTGCTGCTGGGCCTGGGCTTCCCCTGGGCGCTGAGGACTCTCATAGTCAGCTACGGATCAGTG GTGACGATCAACAGCAAAGGCCTGGTGTACTCAGTGATTCTGCTGTTGGCCTCTGTCATTCTCACT GTACTGTGTATTCAACTCAACCATTGGCGGTTGGACCGCAGGCTGGGACtcagtctcctgctgctctacgcCGTCTTCCTCCTGTGCGCCGTCGGCTTCGAGAGGCTgtaa
- the slc24a6a gene encoding sodium/potassium/calcium exchanger 3 isoform X4, with translation MTAPRRPRQTRLLPRFCVCGVGLLAASWIFHLSDVTVVHGHPENRDISLSKRELTQQKEDNNQHDNTSSAAINEFPEDIFTLEQRRHGAVLLHVLCAIYMFHALAIVCDVYFVPSLEKVSENLQLSQDVAGATFMAAGSSAPELFTSLIGVFITKGDVGVGTIVGSAVFNILVIIGLCGIFSGQPISLSWWPLFRDALFYILSILVLILVIYDEKVVWWETIILISMYGLYIIIMKFNRSLRSLVETHCLREGRPCFSGLRRTAAVGNAGDCDNDMVPLKPDACVVAGQDLGVPMVDEQLNPHPHQLSFSERQRLIRARVGQEEGGASGEEGLGTSGPWGRENGSVAEGDGQTLEGERERGKEVGGRKGDGAPSKEEEEEEEEQEEGQEENSPFKPFIVPDGWCVRVKWLLSWPVSLLLHCTIPDCSLPQWERWYLLTFLSSTLWIALFSYLMVWMVTIISYTLGIPEVIMGITFLAAGTSVPDCMASLIVARQGMGDMAVSNSIGSNIFDVLLGLGFPWALRTLIVSYGSVVTINSKGLVYSVILLLASVILTVLCIQLNHWRLDRRLGLSLLLLYAVFLLCAVGFERL, from the exons ATGACGGCGCCGAGGAGACCGAGGCAGACGCGCCTCCTCCCGCGGTTCTGCGTCTGTGGGGTCGGTCTGCTCGCGGCCTCTTGGATCTTTCACTTGAGTGATGTTACAG TCGTACATGGACACCCCGAGAATCGTGACATCTCCCTGTCCAAGAGAGAGCTCACCCAACAAAAGGAAGACAACAACCAGCACGACAACACTTCTAGTGCGG CTATCAACGAGTTCCCTGAAGATATCTTCACTctggagcagaggagacacGGAGCAGTGCTCCTCCATGTTCTCTGT GCTATCTACATGTTCCACGCGCTGGCCATTGTGTGTGATGTTTACTTTGTTCCATCACTGGAAAAAGTATCGGAG AACCTCCAGCTCAGTCAGGATGTTGCCGGGGCAACCTTCATGGCGGCGGGGAGCTCTGCTCCCGAGCTCTTCACCTCTTTGATTG GGGTGTTTATCACAAAGGGCGATGTGGGCGTAGGAACCATTGTGGGCTCGGCTGTCTTTAACATCCTGGTCATCATCGGCCTCTGTGGCATCTTCTCCGGACAG CCCATTTCTCTGAGCTGGTGGCCTCTGTTTCGTGATGCTCTTTTCTACATCCTGTCCATACTGGTGCTTATCCTG GTCATCTATGATGAAAAAGTCGTGTG GTGGGAGACCATCATCCTGATCTCAATGTATGGACTCTACATAATCATCATGAA GTTCAACAGATCTCTGCGCAGCCTGGTAGAGACACACTGCCTGAGGGAAGGTCGGCCGTGCTTCAGCGGCCTGCGGCGGACGGCTGCCGTCGGAAACGCCGGAGACTGTGACAACGACATGGTGCCGCTGAAGCCAG ATGCGTGTGTGGTGGCCGGTCAGGACTTGGGGGTGCCGATGGTGGATGAGCAGCTGAACCCGCACCCCCACCAGCTCTCCTTCTCAGAG aGGCAGAGGCTGATCCGAGCTCGAGTTGGCCAAGAGGAGGGTGGAGCATCTGGGGAGGAGGGTTTGGGCACTAGCGGGCCATGGGGGAGGGAGAACGGGTCAGTGGCTGAGGGAGACGGGCAGAcgctggagggagagagggagagaggtaaAGAGGTGGGCGGGAGGAAGGGTGACGGAGCGCCGTctaaagaggaagaggaagaggaggaagagcaggaggaaggacaggAGGAGAATTCTCCCTTCAAACCTTTCATTGTGCCAG ATggctggtgtgtgcgtgtgaagtGGCTGCTCTCTTGGCCTGTGAGCCTCCTGCTCCACTGCACCATCCCCGACTGCAGCCTGCCACAGTGGGAGCGCTGGTACCtgctcaccttcctctcctccacgcTCTGGATCGCCCTCTTCTCCTACCTCATGGTCTGGATG GTGACCATAATCAGCTACACACTTGGAATCCCGGAAGTCATCATGGGAATCACTTTTTTGGCCGCTGGCACCAGTGTCCCTGACTGTATGGCTAGCCTCATCGTCGCCCGAcaag GGATGGGTGACATGGCCGTGTCCAACTCCATTGGCAGTAATATCTTCGACGTGCTGCTGGGCCTGGGCTTCCCCTGGGCGCTGAGGACTCTCATAGTCAGCTACGGATCAGTG GTGACGATCAACAGCAAAGGCCTGGTGTACTCAGTGATTCTGCTGTTGGCCTCTGTCATTCTCACT GTACTGTGTATTCAACTCAACCATTGGCGGTTGGACCGCAGGCTGGGACtcagtctcctgctgctctacgcCGTCTTCCTCCTGTGCGCCGTCGGCTTCGAGAGGCTgtaa
- the slc24a6a gene encoding sodium/potassium/calcium exchanger 3 isoform X2: MTAPRRPRQTRLLPRFCVCGVGLLAASWIFHLSDVTVVHGHPENRDISLSKRELTQQKEDNNQHDNTSSAAINEFPEDIFTLEQRRHGAVLLHVLCAIYMFHALAIVCDVYFVPSLEKVSENLQLSQDVAGATFMAAGSSAPELFTSLIGVFITKGDVGVGTIVGSAVFNILVIIGLCGIFSGQPISLSWWPLFRDALFYILSILVLILVIYDEKVVWWETIILISMYGLYIIIMKFNRSLRSLVETHCLREGRPCFSGLRRTAAVGNAGDCDNDMVPLKPDACVVAGQDLGVPMVDEQLNPHPHQLSFSEASLRLLITPHFPPLTRLRMAGRLVINERQRLIRARVGQEEGGASGEEGLGTSGPWGRENGSVAEGDGQTLEGERERGKEVGGRKGDGAPSKEEEEEEEEQEEGQEENSPFKPFIVPDGWCVRVKWLLSWPVSLLLHCTIPDCSLPQWERWYLLTFLSSTLWIALFSYLMVWMVTIISYTLGIPEVIMGITFLAAGTSVPDCMASLIVARQGMGDMAVSNSIGSNIFDVLLGLGFPWALRTLIVSYGSVVTINSKGLVYSVILLLASVILTVLCIQLNHWRLDRRLGLSLLLLYAVFLLCAVGFERL; encoded by the exons ATGACGGCGCCGAGGAGACCGAGGCAGACGCGCCTCCTCCCGCGGTTCTGCGTCTGTGGGGTCGGTCTGCTCGCGGCCTCTTGGATCTTTCACTTGAGTGATGTTACAG TCGTACATGGACACCCCGAGAATCGTGACATCTCCCTGTCCAAGAGAGAGCTCACCCAACAAAAGGAAGACAACAACCAGCACGACAACACTTCTAGTGCGG CTATCAACGAGTTCCCTGAAGATATCTTCACTctggagcagaggagacacGGAGCAGTGCTCCTCCATGTTCTCTGT GCTATCTACATGTTCCACGCGCTGGCCATTGTGTGTGATGTTTACTTTGTTCCATCACTGGAAAAAGTATCGGAG AACCTCCAGCTCAGTCAGGATGTTGCCGGGGCAACCTTCATGGCGGCGGGGAGCTCTGCTCCCGAGCTCTTCACCTCTTTGATTG GGGTGTTTATCACAAAGGGCGATGTGGGCGTAGGAACCATTGTGGGCTCGGCTGTCTTTAACATCCTGGTCATCATCGGCCTCTGTGGCATCTTCTCCGGACAG CCCATTTCTCTGAGCTGGTGGCCTCTGTTTCGTGATGCTCTTTTCTACATCCTGTCCATACTGGTGCTTATCCTG GTCATCTATGATGAAAAAGTCGTGTG GTGGGAGACCATCATCCTGATCTCAATGTATGGACTCTACATAATCATCATGAA GTTCAACAGATCTCTGCGCAGCCTGGTAGAGACACACTGCCTGAGGGAAGGTCGGCCGTGCTTCAGCGGCCTGCGGCGGACGGCTGCCGTCGGAAACGCCGGAGACTGTGACAACGACATGGTGCCGCTGAAGCCAG ATGCGTGTGTGGTGGCCGGTCAGGACTTGGGGGTGCCGATGGTGGATGAGCAGCTGAACCCGCACCCCCACCAGCTCTCCTTCTCAGAGGCAAGCCTCCGCCTTCTCATCACCCcgcatttcccccccctcacccGCTTGCGCATGGCAGGACGCTTGGTCATCAACGAG aGGCAGAGGCTGATCCGAGCTCGAGTTGGCCAAGAGGAGGGTGGAGCATCTGGGGAGGAGGGTTTGGGCACTAGCGGGCCATGGGGGAGGGAGAACGGGTCAGTGGCTGAGGGAGACGGGCAGAcgctggagggagagagggagagaggtaaAGAGGTGGGCGGGAGGAAGGGTGACGGAGCGCCGTctaaagaggaagaggaagaggaggaagagcaggaggaaggacaggAGGAGAATTCTCCCTTCAAACCTTTCATTGTGCCAG ATggctggtgtgtgcgtgtgaagtGGCTGCTCTCTTGGCCTGTGAGCCTCCTGCTCCACTGCACCATCCCCGACTGCAGCCTGCCACAGTGGGAGCGCTGGTACCtgctcaccttcctctcctccacgcTCTGGATCGCCCTCTTCTCCTACCTCATGGTCTGGATG GTGACCATAATCAGCTACACACTTGGAATCCCGGAAGTCATCATGGGAATCACTTTTTTGGCCGCTGGCACCAGTGTCCCTGACTGTATGGCTAGCCTCATCGTCGCCCGAcaag GGATGGGTGACATGGCCGTGTCCAACTCCATTGGCAGTAATATCTTCGACGTGCTGCTGGGCCTGGGCTTCCCCTGGGCGCTGAGGACTCTCATAGTCAGCTACGGATCAGTG GTGACGATCAACAGCAAAGGCCTGGTGTACTCAGTGATTCTGCTGTTGGCCTCTGTCATTCTCACT GTACTGTGTATTCAACTCAACCATTGGCGGTTGGACCGCAGGCTGGGACtcagtctcctgctgctctacgcCGTCTTCCTCCTGTGCGCCGTCGGCTTCGAGAGGCTgtaa
- the slc24a6a gene encoding sodium/potassium/calcium exchanger 3 isoform X3 has product MTAPRRPRQTRLLPRFCVCGVGLLAASWIFHLSDVTVVHGHPENRDISLSKRELTQQKEDNNQHDNTSSAAINEFPEDIFTLEQRRHGAVLLHVLCAIYMFHALAIVCDVYFVPSLEKVSENLQLSQDVAGATFMAAGSSAPELFTSLIGVFITKGDVGVGTIVGSAVFNILVIIGLCGIFSGQPISLSWWPLFRDALFYILSILVLILVIYDEKVVWWETIILISMYGLYIIIMKFNRSLRSLVETHCLREGRPCFSGLRRTAAVGNAGDCDNDMVPLKPGAGARAYACVVAGQDLGVPMVDEQLNPHPHQLSFSERQRLIRARVGQEEGGASGEEGLGTSGPWGRENGSVAEGDGQTLEGERERGKEVGGRKGDGAPSKEEEEEEEEQEEGQEENSPFKPFIVPDGWCVRVKWLLSWPVSLLLHCTIPDCSLPQWERWYLLTFLSSTLWIALFSYLMVWMVTIISYTLGIPEVIMGITFLAAGTSVPDCMASLIVARQGMGDMAVSNSIGSNIFDVLLGLGFPWALRTLIVSYGSVVTINSKGLVYSVILLLASVILTVLCIQLNHWRLDRRLGLSLLLLYAVFLLCAVGFERL; this is encoded by the exons ATGACGGCGCCGAGGAGACCGAGGCAGACGCGCCTCCTCCCGCGGTTCTGCGTCTGTGGGGTCGGTCTGCTCGCGGCCTCTTGGATCTTTCACTTGAGTGATGTTACAG TCGTACATGGACACCCCGAGAATCGTGACATCTCCCTGTCCAAGAGAGAGCTCACCCAACAAAAGGAAGACAACAACCAGCACGACAACACTTCTAGTGCGG CTATCAACGAGTTCCCTGAAGATATCTTCACTctggagcagaggagacacGGAGCAGTGCTCCTCCATGTTCTCTGT GCTATCTACATGTTCCACGCGCTGGCCATTGTGTGTGATGTTTACTTTGTTCCATCACTGGAAAAAGTATCGGAG AACCTCCAGCTCAGTCAGGATGTTGCCGGGGCAACCTTCATGGCGGCGGGGAGCTCTGCTCCCGAGCTCTTCACCTCTTTGATTG GGGTGTTTATCACAAAGGGCGATGTGGGCGTAGGAACCATTGTGGGCTCGGCTGTCTTTAACATCCTGGTCATCATCGGCCTCTGTGGCATCTTCTCCGGACAG CCCATTTCTCTGAGCTGGTGGCCTCTGTTTCGTGATGCTCTTTTCTACATCCTGTCCATACTGGTGCTTATCCTG GTCATCTATGATGAAAAAGTCGTGTG GTGGGAGACCATCATCCTGATCTCAATGTATGGACTCTACATAATCATCATGAA GTTCAACAGATCTCTGCGCAGCCTGGTAGAGACACACTGCCTGAGGGAAGGTCGGCCGTGCTTCAGCGGCCTGCGGCGGACGGCTGCCGTCGGAAACGCCGGAGACTGTGACAACGACATGGTGCCGCTGAAGCCAGGTGCTGGAGCCCGAGCTT ATGCGTGTGTGGTGGCCGGTCAGGACTTGGGGGTGCCGATGGTGGATGAGCAGCTGAACCCGCACCCCCACCAGCTCTCCTTCTCAGAG aGGCAGAGGCTGATCCGAGCTCGAGTTGGCCAAGAGGAGGGTGGAGCATCTGGGGAGGAGGGTTTGGGCACTAGCGGGCCATGGGGGAGGGAGAACGGGTCAGTGGCTGAGGGAGACGGGCAGAcgctggagggagagagggagagaggtaaAGAGGTGGGCGGGAGGAAGGGTGACGGAGCGCCGTctaaagaggaagaggaagaggaggaagagcaggaggaaggacaggAGGAGAATTCTCCCTTCAAACCTTTCATTGTGCCAG ATggctggtgtgtgcgtgtgaagtGGCTGCTCTCTTGGCCTGTGAGCCTCCTGCTCCACTGCACCATCCCCGACTGCAGCCTGCCACAGTGGGAGCGCTGGTACCtgctcaccttcctctcctccacgcTCTGGATCGCCCTCTTCTCCTACCTCATGGTCTGGATG GTGACCATAATCAGCTACACACTTGGAATCCCGGAAGTCATCATGGGAATCACTTTTTTGGCCGCTGGCACCAGTGTCCCTGACTGTATGGCTAGCCTCATCGTCGCCCGAcaag GGATGGGTGACATGGCCGTGTCCAACTCCATTGGCAGTAATATCTTCGACGTGCTGCTGGGCCTGGGCTTCCCCTGGGCGCTGAGGACTCTCATAGTCAGCTACGGATCAGTG GTGACGATCAACAGCAAAGGCCTGGTGTACTCAGTGATTCTGCTGTTGGCCTCTGTCATTCTCACT GTACTGTGTATTCAACTCAACCATTGGCGGTTGGACCGCAGGCTGGGACtcagtctcctgctgctctacgcCGTCTTCCTCCTGTGCGCCGTCGGCTTCGAGAGGCTgtaa